From one Synechocystis sp. PCC 6803 substr. PCC-P genomic stretch:
- a CDS encoding DUF3038 domain-containing protein, producing MSDAAVVVEEQAAVLKTLPDFPLSNQRCASQLQQRLDLLLLAIEALDVGSASKMLASAESLGLQSIIPHALALWRLRCTNPWRRSYNRTLLTLDQAKALTAIAHYQAKPLNVTMRQLLIAERQMRAKQLPVGTNFLLSDYLDQFRSHFSSRMNPRRAKVSVLLASEPAMDDFALGLLNQLMFCTGTIGMERLWISLFDGEVA from the coding sequence ATGTCTGATGCCGCTGTTGTTGTTGAAGAACAGGCCGCTGTGCTAAAAACTTTGCCGGATTTTCCCCTGTCTAATCAGCGGTGTGCCAGCCAGTTACAGCAACGCCTTGATTTGCTATTACTGGCGATCGAGGCTTTGGATGTGGGCTCGGCGTCGAAAATGTTAGCCAGTGCGGAAAGTTTAGGTTTGCAATCCATCATTCCCCATGCTCTAGCCCTGTGGCGGTTACGCTGTACTAACCCCTGGCGACGTTCCTATAACCGCACCCTACTCACCCTAGACCAAGCTAAGGCCCTGACGGCGATCGCCCACTACCAGGCCAAGCCGTTAAATGTAACCATGCGGCAATTACTAATTGCGGAACGACAAATGCGAGCCAAACAGTTGCCAGTGGGCACCAATTTTTTACTGTCGGATTACCTAGACCAATTCCGTTCCCATTTTAGTAGCCGGATGAATCCCCGCCGGGCTAAAGTATCGGTGTTGTTGGCTTCGGAACCGGCCATGGACGATTTTGCCCTGGGTTTGCTTAACCAATTGATGTTTTGCACCGGCACCATTGGCATGGAACGTTTATGGATCAGCTTGTTTGACGGAGAAGTAGCTTGA
- a CDS encoding SIMPL domain-containing protein: protein MLLSGAILTTLPPSPLWANEMQQLLTVTGQASESVPTTLTEAQLTVEVQADTADQVQTAIAERSNRLVAYLRSQRVDKLQTQGLQLQPNYVYSNNERRLEGYIGSNTVSFQYPSDQVGKILDEAVRAGASRIDGIRFIATPETLKAAEQKALVAATADAQAQARVVLSSLNLTPQNIVRIVINPSPDQPMPLFRGALAASPMAESAPTPIISGDQTVQATVTLEIAY from the coding sequence GTGCTCTTGTCCGGTGCGATACTCACCACCTTGCCCCCCTCTCCCCTCTGGGCTAACGAAATGCAACAATTGCTCACTGTCACCGGCCAAGCTTCGGAGTCTGTCCCCACCACCCTAACGGAGGCTCAGCTAACAGTGGAAGTCCAAGCCGATACCGCTGACCAGGTGCAAACGGCGATCGCCGAACGGAGTAACCGTCTGGTGGCCTATCTACGCAGTCAAAGGGTGGATAAATTACAAACCCAAGGACTCCAACTCCAACCCAATTATGTTTACAGCAATAACGAAAGAAGACTGGAAGGTTACATCGGCAGTAACACCGTCAGTTTTCAGTACCCAAGCGACCAAGTGGGAAAAATCCTTGATGAAGCTGTGCGGGCCGGGGCCAGTCGCATCGATGGTATCCGCTTTATTGCCACTCCTGAAACCCTCAAAGCGGCTGAGCAAAAGGCCCTAGTAGCCGCCACCGCCGATGCCCAAGCCCAAGCTCGGGTGGTGTTGTCCAGTTTGAATCTAACGCCTCAAAACATTGTCCGTATTGTCATTAACCCTAGCCCGGACCAACCCATGCCCCTTTTTCGGGGCGCCCTGGCCGCCTCCCCCATGGCAGAGTCTGCTCCCACCCCCATTATTAGCGGTGACCAAACAGTGCAGGCCACAGTAACTTTGGAAATTGCCTATTAA
- a CDS encoding pentapeptide repeat-containing protein has protein sequence MVDNNQAQAILRQYQVGERNFPNLALRHIDLHGFTLAGADFSGSDFSEANLRGTDLQGCKLQGCYFNNADLSGANLAKADLRQASLIKTFLLKVNLQGAHLNNALCAGALLTRANLEDACLHGALLTGADLTGAKLSKAKYNQQTQFDAGFRPENFGLIKETGSATPDPQTEAQTQSPAPLPTSLTVEDLLLTFEYLGNLGNHYLGSTMASRYLQSARPKQEWFAQFEVDKKIVKLNYQGAKQEQLTPKQIELAQQWAQQYVKSCTVIFKTFPTMIETDQCVFDVT, from the coding sequence ATGGTAGACAATAATCAAGCCCAGGCAATTCTTCGTCAGTACCAGGTAGGGGAACGCAATTTTCCCAACTTAGCCCTACGGCACATTGACCTCCATGGCTTCACCCTAGCAGGGGCGGATTTTAGCGGATCGGACTTCAGTGAAGCTAACCTGCGAGGAACGGATTTGCAAGGCTGTAAATTACAGGGATGCTATTTTAACAATGCAGATCTGTCGGGGGCGAATTTAGCTAAGGCGGACCTAAGGCAAGCATCTCTAATAAAAACTTTTTTGCTTAAAGTCAACCTCCAGGGAGCTCATTTAAACAATGCCCTTTGTGCCGGAGCTTTGTTAACCAGGGCTAATCTTGAAGATGCCTGTTTGCATGGAGCCTTGCTGACGGGGGCAGACTTAACCGGAGCAAAGTTAAGCAAGGCAAAATACAATCAACAAACCCAGTTTGATGCTGGCTTTAGACCGGAAAACTTTGGTCTGATTAAAGAAACAGGGAGCGCTACTCCTGATCCTCAAACTGAAGCTCAGACTCAATCCCCAGCGCCCCTACCCACTAGCTTGACGGTGGAAGACCTGTTGTTGACTTTTGAATATTTAGGTAATTTGGGTAATCATTATTTGGGCAGTACCATGGCTAGCCGTTATCTACAATCGGCCCGGCCCAAACAAGAATGGTTTGCCCAGTTTGAGGTGGATAAAAAGATCGTTAAACTTAACTATCAAGGGGCCAAGCAGGAACAGTTGACCCCAAAGCAAATTGAGTTGGCTCAACAATGGGCTCAGCAGTATGTCAAATCCTGCACAGTCATTTTTAAGACTTTTCCCACCATGATCGAAACCGATCAATGCGTTTTCGATGTTACTTAA
- a CDS encoding DUF4335 domain-containing protein, whose product MNIQRPYRLPNCTLTLEGMASGTDPGSSNGDLQIILNARCQFLSTNQSLEGGRAFLEALAKAVNSYAQGCLSGIPHPAETKGENGEWAELMPLPDQALHRLVWHPPADESSEAIAVDLSTVELFDLVEAVDQFIGDRHTLPDFSLTLEPLSRRHRQSDEPFVQRAIPASLGALGLAVFALVLYWLPIPEIREPEGNPGNPPNLVQPGNGNPPNGPTP is encoded by the coding sequence TTGAATATTCAACGACCCTATCGCCTACCCAACTGTACCCTCACCCTGGAGGGCATGGCCAGCGGCACTGACCCCGGTTCTAGCAACGGGGATTTGCAAATCATTCTCAATGCCCGTTGTCAGTTTCTCAGTACCAATCAAAGTTTAGAGGGGGGGAGGGCTTTTCTGGAAGCCTTGGCCAAGGCGGTCAACAGTTACGCCCAGGGTTGTTTGAGTGGGATTCCCCACCCCGCAGAAACCAAGGGGGAAAATGGGGAATGGGCCGAGTTAATGCCCCTGCCGGATCAGGCCCTGCACCGTTTGGTGTGGCATCCGCCGGCCGATGAATCCTCCGAGGCGATCGCCGTTGACCTAAGCACTGTGGAACTTTTTGACCTAGTGGAAGCGGTGGATCAGTTTATTGGCGATCGGCATACCTTACCGGATTTTTCCCTTACCCTGGAGCCCCTGTCCCGCCGCCACCGACAATCGGATGAACCCTTTGTGCAACGGGCCATTCCTGCCAGCTTGGGAGCTTTGGGCTTAGCGGTTTTTGCCCTGGTGCTCTACTGGCTGCCCATCCCCGAAATTCGGGAGCCGGAAGGGAACCCCGGCAACCCCCCTAATTTGGTCCAGCCGGGTAATGGCAATCCCCCCAATGGCCCCACTCCTTAA
- a CDS encoding ABC transporter ATP-binding protein → MRFRCYLIFSIFSDSLLGAGFFQGGKRAMVVSTPIAAEEKPPIQANVVETWEISKIYRTGFWMNQKVESLKPLSIAVQQGETFGLLGPNGAGKTTLLKILLGVIRASGGRGTLLGKPIGDRQTKQRVGYLPENAYFYDFLTAWEFLDYIGSLFQIGKQERQRRILAMCDLVGLAQKTAKKKQLRQYSKGMLQRVGMAQALINDPEVVFLDEPMSGLDPLGRYQVREIILSLKEQGKTIFFNSHILADVEQICDRIAILARGELLCSGSLAEVLGNDEGYEVVLKGGEEEALGKYLANLSQEQDVWHGHYQGDVQALVDALPSLNARLISMNLARPSLEDYFIRQLRERGITTSQ, encoded by the coding sequence ATGCGTTTTCGATGTTACTTAATATTTAGTATATTTAGTGACTCGCTCTTGGGAGCAGGATTTTTTCAGGGAGGAAAAAGAGCAATGGTTGTGTCAACTCCGATCGCCGCTGAGGAAAAGCCACCGATTCAGGCCAATGTGGTGGAAACTTGGGAAATTAGCAAAATCTACCGCACCGGCTTTTGGATGAATCAGAAGGTGGAGTCCCTTAAACCTTTGTCCATTGCCGTACAGCAAGGGGAAACCTTTGGTTTACTGGGTCCTAATGGAGCAGGTAAAACTACCCTGTTAAAAATTCTTTTGGGGGTAATTCGTGCCAGCGGTGGCCGGGGTACTCTACTAGGCAAACCCATCGGCGATCGCCAGACTAAACAACGGGTGGGCTACCTACCGGAAAATGCCTACTTTTATGACTTTTTAACCGCTTGGGAATTTTTGGATTACATCGGCAGTCTGTTTCAAATTGGGAAACAGGAACGACAACGGCGCATTCTGGCCATGTGTGACCTGGTGGGGTTAGCCCAAAAAACCGCCAAAAAGAAGCAATTGCGACAATATTCCAAAGGTATGTTGCAACGGGTGGGCATGGCCCAGGCATTGATTAACGATCCTGAAGTCGTTTTCCTCGATGAACCCATGTCCGGTTTGGACCCCCTGGGGCGCTACCAAGTGCGGGAAATTATTCTTTCCCTCAAGGAACAGGGCAAAACCATCTTTTTCAACTCCCACATTTTGGCGGACGTGGAACAAATTTGTGACCGCATTGCCATTTTGGCGCGGGGGGAATTGCTGTGCAGTGGTTCTTTGGCGGAAGTGTTAGGTAATGACGAAGGCTATGAAGTGGTGCTCAAGGGAGGAGAAGAAGAGGCGTTGGGTAAATATCTAGCCAATTTAAGTCAGGAACAGGATGTTTGGCACGGCCATTACCAAGGGGATGTCCAAGCTCTAGTGGATGCGTTACCCAGTCTTAATGCCCGTTTGATCAGCATGAACCTGGCCCGCCCTTCCCTGGAAGATTATTTCATCCGCCAACTGCGAGAACGGGGTATCACCACCAGCCAGTGA